The genomic window AGTCAAGCAGGCCCACTCCCCCAGCTCTAGTGCTCTCAACCCGGGCCACAGCTCCAGTTCTCTCAGTGCAGACCAGGGCCTCATGCCCAACTCGTTCAGTGTAAATAAAGCCCGTAGCCCAGATACTGTCAGTGTTAACCAGGGCAACAGCCCTCCTAGCCTTACCAGCTCTGGTGGCCCGCATAGTGAGGTGGCTCCAGACTCTGGGTCTGCCCTGGCTCCTCCAATGCCCAGCCCACTCACAGAGAGAGGGCATACTCTTGACCCGGAGCTTGGTGGTCTCCCGTcccccacacacacgcatgcCCCCCTGGTGGGGAATGACGAGGAGGCCACAGACCCCAGTCAGCAGGACTTCACCAGTGAGCTGcagccttcctccctctcctcctcctcctcttcctcagtggATGCTGCTCTAGATCAGACCCTCAGGGAGCATGTTGAAGCCACGCCCGAGCTCTCCCAACCCCACGCCATCACCCTACGGGGGGTGCACCCATTGGTCAACGAAAGGCCCACCAGGGAGCTCAAAACAGAGGGGCCTGCCTCTCCAAAAGAGAGCCCACCAGACaagcccccctccccctccccggcccccacctctccatctcccccctccctgACCCATGCCAGTCTGGCCCCAAAGTCCAGCCCTGTCTCCACCAATGGTACCACAACCAATGACACCGCAGCCCAGGAGACAGGCAGCGGCAgggccccccctcccccccctcagGGTACAACAACAGACGATGCCCCCCTTGGCCCACAAAGCCCACTTGGCAATGCCACTTTTCATAACGGCAGTGTGGAGGGCAGCCCTAGCAAGAACCCCTCCTACCAGTGGAACAGCTCGTCCCCTACGGAGCCGCCCTCCACGGCCAGTGGGAACTTTCTGAACCGCCTGGTCCCCGCCACCACCAGGGACCCCTGGGGTCCAGGCAACGGCTCTGGCCCTGCTATGGACTCGCCGCTGTCCCGCGCCACCATCTGCCTGAGCAAGATGGACATCATGTGGATCGTGTTGGCTATCAGTGTGCCTGTGACCTCATGCTGTGAGTATCAAATAGCAACCTGAGGAAGGCTCTGGTGACAAGAGGTTAGAGAAATTGTGTTTGTGTCAGTGGGAGGCTAACCAACACTTGTTGGCGGGTGAGACCACTTTCATACTGACCACCGTATCCACTGAAACACTGTGATACATAATGAAAGACCCTGGATTGATGTATTAGAGGTTATATCATTTTAGAGTATTACTGACTttgcccttctccccctctctccctccccctccagctgtccTGCTGACTGTGTGCTGtatgaggaggaagaagaagtctTCAAGCCAGGAGAACAACCTGAGCTACTGGAACAATGCCATCACCATGGACTACTTCAACAGGCACGCGGTGGAGCTGCCTCGGGAGATCACGTCCCTAGACAACGCTGAGGTACACCTATTCCTGATGTCACTGACAACCTTGTTATAAAGCCCAAAGAGGAATTCCTGTAGGAAATTAGAAATGTTTCACTTCAGTGGAAGGGCCTGTATGTAAGTTACAGCCCCCCAATCTGGCACCAAATTGCTCTACGGGGGATGTATTATATAGA from Oncorhynchus mykiss isolate Arlee chromosome 15, USDA_OmykA_1.1, whole genome shotgun sequence includes these protein-coding regions:
- the LOC110489896 gene encoding transmembrane protein 108 gives rise to the protein MKRSLQVLRRQLLNVLVILAVPVGLVSSTQELYPSRTPQDPVSMAAPHSSPPNPLSALAPPEWQQEGSSSGDSWSPQGGAMPTGIIQPTASHSSWGWHLNHNTSLAHIITPPSRDSLIQAVATVSPNTVSSVRVNQDPGLSSASPSPVKQAHSPSSSALNPGHSSSSLSADQGLMPNSFSVNKARSPDTVSVNQGNSPPSLTSSGGPHSEVAPDSGSALAPPMPSPLTERGHTLDPELGGLPSPTHTHAPLVGNDEEATDPSQQDFTSELQPSSLSSSSSSSVDAALDQTLREHVEATPELSQPHAITLRGVHPLVNERPTRELKTEGPASPKESPPDKPPSPSPAPTSPSPPSLTHASLAPKSSPVSTNGTTTNDTAAQETGSGRAPPPPPQGTTTDDAPLGPQSPLGNATFHNGSVEGSPSKNPSYQWNSSSPTEPPSTASGNFLNRLVPATTRDPWGPGNGSGPAMDSPLSRATICLSKMDIMWIVLAISVPVTSCSVLLTVCCMRRKKKSSSQENNLSYWNNAITMDYFNRHAVELPREITSLDNAEEQETCLPPNGDYSDSGVVLVNPFCQETLFINREKACDI